The genomic interval TACATCCAACTGTAACGAAATATGCAGAAAAAACAAATGGCAGAAAGGAAAAGCAATCTTGTTCTCCTCCTGAATCTTTATACGCATCCCACATTGCAAAAAAATACAAACATGGATAAAACATTAACCACTGATAATCTGCCTTTGAAATTGCATTTTCAATATCTCCTTGAAAACTTAAAATAATGATTTCATTAAAATTTGCCTGGACATTCACCAAGAACTCTAAAAAAACAAAAACAATACCTTTTAAATATTTTTTATTTAAAAATTGACCAAATCCTGGAAGAGCAATACTCCACAATAACCTTTCTTTGGGGTTCACCACATTTTTCTTCCCCCCTTTAAAATTAAGTTTTTCAATTAATAGGCAATTCTTGACGGTCATTTGCCTTGGTAGTTTACTTTTCCTTAATTTCACAAAGAGATGTAGAAACTACTCAAAGTATTCCTTTAAACCTCGTTTTGATTTTTATTAATCGATTTTTCTACTATATTCTGATACCCATAAATAATAATTGCTAATGACACACATATAAAATACCATATAGTATGATTCAACTTTTTAAATTTAAATACTCCTACCTTTTCCCATATTTCAGCAAAAGGATAAGCACAAATAGCATCTATTACCAAATTTGTAATTAAATATTTGAGAAAACTGCCGTATGTTAGTTTAAATACCCATAGTGTGGTTACAAAAAAAGGACCTAATATATATGTAAAATCTACAAAACCGGGAGATAAAGGATTTTTATTTACCCACCATTTTTTCTTATTAGCAATTACACCTAACACACTTAAGAATAAATTAACAAAACTTGCTACAGGTAAAAACCTAAAAAATGATTTTTTCCCCATGAACGGAACAGTTAGCCAAGGAACGATTAACATCGCTAAAGCGAATGTCTTTTTTTTATCCATATAAATCAACTTCCTTCAGATATGTTTTTTATATCATTCCTCTAACTGAATCTTATTATTATTATTTTTTCTTGTTCAACTACCCTGCCCGTTAGCCATCCATGAAGCGCAAAATCGGCGCTTCACCACAAAGAATGAAAATGTATTGAATCCGTCCATACTGCTTCTAAGGCTGGGAGAGGAAGGTCGATAAACTATGGTGCCTTAGAGCCCATCCGTTAGTCTGACTCCAACGACCACGGTGCACCACAAACTGTCGCTCCCTTACGGGAAGCACTCATGGTAGATTAATCCTTATTCTGATTGTTGCACCAGCCTCCAATTTACAAGCCTAGAAAGGAAGAATTTCAATGGATGTAATCATTGAAAGAGCATGTGGTATGGATGTTCATAAGGACAATATCACTGCATGTATTATGACACCTGATGGAAAGGAGATTCAAACGTTTCCTACCAAAACAGTTTTTCTGCTTAAGTTAATCGACTGGATTAAGGAACATGACTGTACTCATGTCGCAATGAAAGCACGAGTGTTTATTGGAAACCTATCGTTAACCTACTAGAATCTGAAGGGATTGAGTTTCTAGTAGTAAACGCCCAACACATGAAGGCACTCCCCGGTCGTAAGACCGACGTTAAAGATGCCGAATGGATTGCCCAACTTCTTCGCCATGGTTTACTCAAAGCGAGTTTCATTCCAAACCGTATTCAAAGAGAGCTGAGGGAACTTGTCCGTTATCGCCGCAGTATTATCGAAGAACGTGCAAGACAACATAATCGAATTCAAAAAGTTTTAGAAGGAGCCAATATCAAACTAGGCTCTGTCGTTTCAGATATTATGGGGGTTTCCTCGAAGGATATGCTTCGAGCTATCGCTGACGGCGAGGATGATCCTGAGAAACTAGCAAACTTCGCTCGTCGTACAATGAAAAAGAAAAAAGCAGAACTTGAATTAGCACTTCAGGGCTATGTTAACCCACATCAACGCTTAATGCTCAAAACGATTTTAACTCACATTGATTTTCTAACTGAGCAAATTGAAATGTTAGATCAAGAGATAGCCCAACGAGTAAACTCGTATGAAGAAGATATTGAAAGACTAGATTCGATTCCTGGAATCGCCAGAAGAATGGCTGAACAAATCCTAGCTGAAATCGGTACTGATGTTCAAAATCAATTTCCAACTGCGGCACATCTTTGTTCATGGGCAGCTCTCGTACCTGGACATAATGAAAGTGCTGGGAAAAGAAAATCAACTAAATCTAAAAAAGGAAATAAGTATTTAAGATCAGCATTAACTGAAGCAGCTCAATCAGTCAGAGGGTCAAAAAACTATCTTGGTGCATTGTATCGACGAACAGCAGGACGAAAAGGCAACAAAAGAGCAGCTATAGTAGTTGCCCATGCGATATTACGGATCGCATATTACCTGTTAACTAGAAAAGAAATGTATGTAGACTTAGGCGAAGACTACTTTGATAAACAAAGACAGGTATCAATTGTACGCCATTCGGTTCGAAGACTAGAAAACTTAGGCTATACGGTTACAATAACAGAAGCTTCATAATCCATTAAACAAGTAAATAAACACCAATGATCAGACGCTCTCCCCTTTTAAAAAGATGAATGAGCTGCGTCTATTTAAGTATTGCCATTTTTCGGATCTAACAGAAGTTAATTTTCATGGTAGTTGAAGAAGGATGTCATAATACCGACACAACAAACGGTACTAAAATTGACAGTAGTTTTGACCTTGTTTTTAAATTGTACAATACATATTGTCCACCATAAAAAATGATGTCAATGGGTATGTCAAAATTCATTATAAACTCCCAATAACCTTGATAAATAAAGAAAATGACGTATGCCAGTTCATACGTCATTTCCTATGTCATTTATTCAAAATGCACCTCAAAACGGAACCCTTTAACTTTTATGTCAGCCTCTTAAATATGATCCTCTTTTATTCATTTAATCTCAACTTACTTTTTCCTTCGTCTCTTCATCTAAAGCTGTATAAGCATCTTCTATATGTTGTTCCAATTCTTTTTGATAGTTGCAAGTTTGTTCCCCATTCCATTCCAAAGCAGCAGCCATATAGGTAACGACTTTATCCTTCCATTCCCTTGCCCAATGAATATCAAATAATAATGTGCCTGTTCTGCGATTGAAAAAGTCGATAGGTTTTGTTGTCATTTCTTCGTTGATCGAATAGATGAGTTGTAAAAACACATAAAGCGGCAATTCCATATCTGACGAATTTTCCAAATGAAATTTACTATATTTAAATACTTCGTCAACATTTGATCCATATCTTTTAACAAGCTTTTCGGCTTCTTCCCTTGATAGTCCGATTTTAATACCTTTCTTCACCTTTTCTTCTACAAAGGCAGGGAACTGTTTCGAGCCGCCCACATTTCCTCCTGAGATCGGCAGTGTTTTTGTTATGCAATCGGAAAATGTTCTTCCGTCTTCCTCTTTGAATTTTTTCACAAGTAGATCAACAACGATTTCTGCCATTTTACGGTAGCCTGTCAGCTTCCCGCCTGCAATCGTGATAAGCCCTGAATCAGATGTCCATATTTCGTCTTTGCGCGATATTTCCGATGGATCTTTCCCATCTTCATGAATCAATGGGCGCAATCCTGTCCAGCTCGATTCAACGTCTTTGACAGTGATATTTAAGAAAGGGAACATGTAATTAATCGCATCTATGACATATTCCCGATCCTCTGTTGTCATTCTTGGATGGGCAAGATCTCCTTTATAGACAGTATCTGTTGTTCCGACATAGGTTTTTCCGTCTCTTGGGATCGCAAACACCATGCGACCATCAGGTGTGTCAAAGTAAACAGCTTGGTTGAGCGGAAACCGGCTTTGATCAATGACAAGGTGAATTCCTTTTGTTAATTGCAAGGACTTTCCTTGTTTGGAGTTGTCTTTTTCCCGCAATGTATCGACCCAAGGACCTGCGGCATTGACGATTTTTTTTGCATAGATGGAAATTGACTTGTTTGTTACTTGGTCAACAACAATGACTCCTTTTACGACGCCGTTTTCATAGATAAATTGTTCGACCTTTGTATAATTTATCGCAGTGGCTCCTTGCTTAACAGCTTCTTTTACAACCTCAATGGTTAACCGTGCATCATCTGTTTTGTATTCCACATAATATCCGCCGCCTTTTAAACCTTCCTTTTTTAATAGAGGCTCACGTTTTAGCGTTTCTTCGATACTTAACATGGAGCGGCGTTCACTGCTTTTTACTCCTGCTAAAAAATCGTATACTAAGAGACCAATCGAAGTAGAGAACTTTCCAAACGTCCCTCCCTCATGGATCGGAAGAAGCATCCACTCTGGTGTTGTAACGTGTGGACCATTTTCGTAAACAATGGCTCTCTCTTTACCAACCTCGGCCACCATTTTCACTTCGAATTGTTTTAGATAACGCAGCCCGCCATGTACGAGTTTCGTTGATCGACTTGATGTCCCAGCGGCAAAGTCCTGCATTTCCACTAATGCTGTTTTCATTCCCCGCGTTTGAGCATCCAGCGCGATTCCGCAGCCTGTAATGCCACCTCCGATGACAAGTACATCATAATTCACAGCTTCTAGCTGCTGCAAAACTTCGTTTCGTTTTTCACTTGAAAAACTCATTTGTCTCCCTCATTTCACTTTATTCCAAGTTCGTTCGATTATTTAAAAACACTTGCTGCATGAACGGCCTTTTTCCAGCCACAATATAACTGGTCTCTTGTTGATTCTTCCATTTGCGGTTTGATCGAGATATCTCGATTCCATTTTTGTGATATCTCTGCTTGATCCTTCCAGTAGCCTACAGCTAATCCAGCTAGATAGGCCGCTCCTAATGCTGTTGTTTCATTTATTGCTGGCCTTTCAACTGGAACATTTAAGATATCGCTTTGAAATTGCATAAGGAAATCATTTTTGACGGCCCCGCCATCGACACGCAATGTCTTTAGCTTAATCCCAGAATCCTGCTCCATCGCTCCCACTACGTCTTTTGTCTGGTAAGCGAGCGATTCTAAAGTAGCCCTAATAAAATGTTCTTTTGTTGTGCCGCGTGTTAACCCAAAAACTGCTCCCCTTACATCACTATCCCAATAAGGGGTGCCCAAGCCGACAAATGCCGGAACAACATACACGCCATCAGCTGATATAACCCTTGAAGCGTATTCTTCGCTATGCTTGGCATCCTTGATCATTCGTAAGCCATCACGCAGCCACTGAATTGCAGAGCCTGCGACAAAAATGCTTCCCTCTAATGCGTACTCTACTTTCCCATTCATTCCCCAAGCAATCGTCGTTAATAAACCATGATCAGAGGAGACGGCTTTTTCTCCTGTATTCATTAACATAAAACAGCCTGTGCCATATGTGTTTTTGGCCATTCCTTTTTCATAACACGCCTGACCAAATAAAGCTGCTTGCTGATCGCCTGCTACACCTGCAATCGGCACAGATTCCCCAAAAAAGTGATAGGCAACCGTATGAGCATACACCTCTGAAGAAGACTTCACTTTCGGCAGCATGGACTTAGGTATATCAAGAATGCCGAGAAGCTCGTCATCCCACGTTAAATCATAGATATTAAACATTAACGTTCTCGAAGCATTCGAGTAATCTGTTATATGGGCATTTCCTCCCGTCAATTTCCAAATCAGCCATGTATCGATTGTTCCGAATAATAGTTGTCCTTTTTCCGCTCTTTCTCTTGCTCCCTCGATATGGTCTAATATCCATTTCACTTTCGTTCCAGAAAAATAAGGGTCAATCAAGAGCCCTGTTTTTTGATGAAACATGTCATGATAGCCTTTATCCTTTAACTCTTCACAAATTTCATCTGTTTGACGGGATTGCCAGACAATCGCATTGTAAACAGGCCTTCCTGTTTCTTTATCCCAGACAACCGTTGTTTCACGTTGATTTGTGATGCCAATGCCAGCAATTTGATTCGCTTTCACACCTGATTCTGATAAACAAGACGCGATGACTGCTAAAATAGAGCTCCAAATTTCGTCCGGATTATGCTCTACCCAGCCTGGCTTCGGAAAGTATTGCTTGAACTCAGCCTGTGACTGATAGAAAACCTCGCCTTTTTTGTTAAAAAGAATTGCTCTGGAACTAGTTGTTCCTTGATCTAGCGCCAATATATATTTTTCCATATAAAACTCCGTCCTTTGGTTATCGATGAGTTTTTAGTAAATCCTTCTTCTATCTTCTTTGCTTTAGCTTTCTATTGAATCTTACTGCCCGTTAAGATGCATAGCGAGACTTATCACGCTCAAAGCGCCACATCGCATGTCTCGCCTGACTTGGATGTCCTGTCCTTCATCGGATTCTTTTATGGACAGTTTTCCACACCTAATTTCATTGTTTCTCTTGAATCTTGAGGTAGGAGTTAAGATAAAACTTTACAAAAGAATCCCATTAACGAATTAATGAGATTCTTTTGTATTTCTTATCATCCGTTCAGACGATTTTCTTGCCCTTTTTCTTCTGTGAAGAAGAAAAAGGATCAAAGAACAATCATAAAAATGACTGGCAATGTCGCTAAACTTAGCGAGGTGCTAATAAGCGTCGCACTCGAAACGAATTCTGGTTCTGTATTATACTGCAGGGCGTACATTGTCGTATTCGCTGCTGTCGGCATCGCTGCCATAATAATCATGATTTGCTTGACCATTTCGTCAACAGGCAAAAACAATGTAAGCAGATAAGCGATTCCTGGTGAAATTGCTAATTTCGTTAGAAGAGAGAGAGAAACTTTTTCCCTCTCAAGGTTTTTCACCGATATTTTTGCGAGCTGCATGCCCAAGACAATCATAACGGTTGGAATGGCTGCATCCGCCACCATATTTACTGCCTCTGTAATGGAATTTCCCAATTTGACATGAAAGGCTTGAAGCACAAACCCTAATGCTGCCCCATAAACCATAGGCATCCGCTGCACCGCCCGGATAGCAGAGCGCACCCCATCTCCTTCAGGGCTTCCTTTTGCAGCATAATAGACACCTACCGTACACATGACAAGCTGTTGGATCACCATTAAAACAATCGCATAATCGAGACCTACTGCTCCGAATAGCAATAGAACAACAGGGGTTCCGTAATTTCCATTATTCATAAACGAGGAAGCCAGGATCATGCCGCATGTTTCCTTAACCGAGTATTTGCGTATAAATGCAATGATATAGACAACCGCAATTAAACAAAAACAAAGGGCAAATGTATAAAGTGTCATATAAAAATAGGTCAGATCAAACTTCGTTGTATAAAAGGTTCGGAAGACTAAAACAGGTGACATTAAATAAAGAGCCATTGTCGATATCGTTTTCGTATCGAATCCAATTTTCTTTTGACCTATAAAGCCGAGTGCAAAGATGCCGAATATTGGAATAAGGATAAGGAAGAAATCCACTCGTTCACCTTCATTCCTAGAAAATAGATGTTTACCATTTCATTTTTCAAGATTATAAGTTTAAGACAATAATACGTTCTTCCGTCATTTCCTCAATTGCATACTTCGGACCTTCCTTGCCATTGCCGCTGTTTTTCACTCCGCCATATGGCATATGATCTACTCGGTACGCAGAAGCATCATTGACAATCAGACCGCCAACCTCGATTTCTCGAGCTGCTTTCATGGCAAACTGCAAATTATTTGTGAAAAGGCCAGCCTGTAAGCCATAGTCAGAATCATTTACTTTTGCAATCACTTCATCGATTTCCTGATATGTCGCAACTGACACCACTGGACCAAATACTTCTTGGCGGCACACTTTCATATCGTCATGTACATTTGTAAGAATGGTAGGTTCATATAATGCACCATCGCGCTTA from Metabacillus sediminilitoris carries:
- a CDS encoding AEC family transporter → MDFFLILIPIFGIFALGFIGQKKIGFDTKTISTMALYLMSPVLVFRTFYTTKFDLTYFYMTLYTFALCFCLIAVVYIIAFIRKYSVKETCGMILASSFMNNGNYGTPVVLLLFGAVGLDYAIVLMVIQQLVMCTVGVYYAAKGSPEGDGVRSAIRAVQRMPMVYGAALGFVLQAFHVKLGNSITEAVNMVADAAIPTVMIVLGMQLAKISVKNLEREKVSLSLLTKLAISPGIAYLLTLFLPVDEMVKQIMIIMAAMPTAANTTMYALQYNTEPEFVSSATLISTSLSLATLPVIFMIVL
- the glpK gene encoding glycerol kinase GlpK yields the protein MEKYILALDQGTTSSRAILFNKKGEVFYQSQAEFKQYFPKPGWVEHNPDEIWSSILAVIASCLSESGVKANQIAGIGITNQRETTVVWDKETGRPVYNAIVWQSRQTDEICEELKDKGYHDMFHQKTGLLIDPYFSGTKVKWILDHIEGARERAEKGQLLFGTIDTWLIWKLTGGNAHITDYSNASRTLMFNIYDLTWDDELLGILDIPKSMLPKVKSSSEVYAHTVAYHFFGESVPIAGVAGDQQAALFGQACYEKGMAKNTYGTGCFMLMNTGEKAVSSDHGLLTTIAWGMNGKVEYALEGSIFVAGSAIQWLRDGLRMIKDAKHSEEYASRVISADGVYVVPAFVGLGTPYWDSDVRGAVFGLTRGTTKEHFIRATLESLAYQTKDVVGAMEQDSGIKLKTLRVDGGAVKNDFLMQFQSDILNVPVERPAINETTALGAAYLAGLAVGYWKDQAEISQKWNRDISIKPQMEESTRDQLYCGWKKAVHAASVFK
- a CDS encoding glycerol-3-phosphate dehydrogenase/oxidase codes for the protein MSFSSEKRNEVLQQLEAVNYDVLVIGGGITGCGIALDAQTRGMKTALVEMQDFAAGTSSRSTKLVHGGLRYLKQFEVKMVAEVGKERAIVYENGPHVTTPEWMLLPIHEGGTFGKFSTSIGLLVYDFLAGVKSSERRSMLSIEETLKREPLLKKEGLKGGGYYVEYKTDDARLTIEVVKEAVKQGATAINYTKVEQFIYENGVVKGVIVVDQVTNKSISIYAKKIVNAAGPWVDTLREKDNSKQGKSLQLTKGIHLVIDQSRFPLNQAVYFDTPDGRMVFAIPRDGKTYVGTTDTVYKGDLAHPRMTTEDREYVIDAINYMFPFLNITVKDVESSWTGLRPLIHEDGKDPSEISRKDEIWTSDSGLITIAGGKLTGYRKMAEIVVDLLVKKFKEEDGRTFSDCITKTLPISGGNVGGSKQFPAFVEEKVKKGIKIGLSREEAEKLVKRYGSNVDEVFKYSKFHLENSSDMELPLYVFLQLIYSINEEMTTKPIDFFNRRTGTLLFDIHWAREWKDKVVTYMAAALEWNGEQTCNYQKELEQHIEDAYTALDEETKEKVS